One Dreissena polymorpha isolate Duluth1 chromosome 9, UMN_Dpol_1.0, whole genome shotgun sequence genomic window carries:
- the LOC127845923 gene encoding uncharacterized protein LOC127845923, which translates to MNMILRAGERETRGPLTNAGIRLPANRGFMDDLTITTETHIQARWILKALDETVTWARMVFKPKKSRCLVVKKGKVTTQFKLFIQGEEIPSLVDNPIKCLGKWFDSTLSDKSSKGRIRQQLEEGLRRIDRAELPGKFKSWIYQHGLLPRLVWPLMVNEIPVSLVEQLEQAVSKHIRRWLGLPPSFSSIGLYGRCTKLQMPLTSLVEEYKVAKARLFLTLRDSADQKISKAGIEIRTGRKWSASKAVEQAESSLHHQVIVGATNKGREGLGHGQQPRWEKADSQERRSMVQQEIRRSEDTHRSARSVQMGQQGCWSRWNLPERKLTWSELWQYEPLQLSFLLRSVYDLLPTLTNLERWKLSDDPSCPLCSQRGTLAHVLSSCPVALSQGRYRWRHDQVLRVLANILEQERRKERQINTKGSGYINFVREGQKAKGSQNTSLLQEARHWEMKVDLQQKLAFPDVVQTNLRPDIVIWSTAPKKMILLELTVPWEERTDEANERKRSKYQELADMCRERGYTTWIFPVEVGCRGFPAQSVWKALGALGIKGSARKSSVRALGKAAERASSWLWLRRNETTWKPSQTSSD; encoded by the coding sequence ATGAATATGATCCTGAGAGCAGGGGAAAGAGAAACACGAGGGCCACTTACCAATGCAGGCATCCGTCTACCAGCAAACAGAGGATTCATGGATGATCTCACCATCACCACAGAAACCCATATCCAAGCTAGATGGATCCTGAAAGCCCTAGATGAGACTGTGACATGGGCAAGAATGGTTTTTAAGCCAAAGAAGTCCAGGTGTCTGGTAGTAAAGAAGGGAAAGGTCACGACACAGTTCAAGTTATTCATCCAAGGCGAGGAAATCCCATCATTGGTAGATAACCCAATCAAGTGCCTAGGTAAATGGTTTGATTCTACACTCTCAGACAAGAGCAGCAAAGGAAGAATCCGGCAACAGCTTGAGGAAGGTCTCCGGAGAATTGACAGAGCAGAACTACCAGGGAAGTTCAAGTCCTGGATCTATCAGCACGGTCTACTACCAAGGCTTGTTTGGCCACTGATGGTCAACGAGATACCAGTGAGTCTAGTGGAGCAACTCGAACAGGCAGTAAGCAAGCACATAAGAAGATGGCTAGGGCTGCCACCATCGTTCAGCTCCATAGGACTATATGGAAGGTGTACAAAGCTGCAGATGCCACTGACATCCCTAGTAGAGGAATACAAGGTAGCAAAAGCAAGGCTGTTCCTAACACTACGGGACTCCGCAGACCAGAAGATCAGTAAAGCTGGAATAGAAATCCGAACAGGGAGGAAGTGGTCGGCAAGCAAGGCAGTTGAACAAGCCGAGAGTAGTCTGCACCACCAGGTCATTGTTGGAGCTACCAACAAAGGTCGGGAAGGCCTAGGGCATGGGCAACAGCCCCGATGGGAAAAGGCAGACAGCCAGGAAAGACGCTCCATGGTACAACAGGAAATCAGAAGGTCAGAAGATACCCATCGGTCTGCAAGATCTGTGCAGATGGGCCAACAAGGTTGTTGGAGTCGATGGAATCTGCCAGAGAGAAAGCTGACATGGAGTGAACTCTGGCAGTATGAACCCCTCCAGCTGTCCTTTTTACTGAGATCAGTATATGATCTTTTGCCAACACTAACAAACCTTGAAAGATGGAAGCTTAGTGACGACCCAAGCTGTCCACTATGCAGCCAGAGAGGGACACTAGCACATGTACTCTCATCCTGTCCTGTTGCTCTCTCTCAAGGTCGTTACAGATGGAGGCACGACCAAGTCCTGCGAGTGCTTGCCAACATCCTGGAGCAAGAAAGAAGGAAGGAGCGGCAAATCAACACCAAAGGGTCAGGTTACATCAACTTTGTCAGGGAAGGACAGAAGGCAAAGGGTAGCCAGAACACAAGCCTGCTACAAGAGGCCAGACACTGGGAGATGAAGGTTGATCTCCAACAGAAACTTGCATTCCCAGATGTTGTTCAAACAAACCTACGCCCTGATATAGTCATCTGGTCAACAGCTCCAAAAAAGATGATACTCCTGGAACTGACTGTCCCTTGGGAAGAAAGAACTGATGAAGCAAATGAAAGGAAGCGGTCAAAGTACCAAGAACTGGCAGACATGTGCAGGGAGAGAGGGTACACCACCTGGATCTTCCCTGTAGAAGTAGGATGTAGGGGCTTCCCTGCACAATCTGTGTGGAAAGCGCTAGGAGCTTTGGGCATCAAAGGCAGCGCTAGGAAAAGCTCTGTACGGGCCCTTGGCAAGGCGGCAGAGAGAGCGTCCAGTTGGCTCTGGCTACGACGCAATGAAACGACATGGAAGCCATCACAGACGAGCAGTGATTGA
- the LOC127845921 gene encoding LOW QUALITY PROTEIN: probable vesicular acetylcholine transporter-B (The sequence of the model RefSeq protein was modified relative to this genomic sequence to represent the inferred CDS: substituted 1 base at 1 genomic stop codon): MNYRVIELRDKVSGLCSGLKDRINDPVHQRRLVLAIVCIALLLDDMLYMVIVPLIPEYLADLRRNGEEMNTYNRIQHLNWTAFNIAYSNASLWYEDLTYATPMPDESQLSISVLFASKAIFQLLINPFTGMFIDRVGYYLPLIIGMAIMFMSTTVFAFGKSFAVLIFARSLQGFGSAFSNASGLAMLADRFPEEGERNKAFGIALAFTSFGSFFAPPFGGILYQFVGNIVPFLLLASICVIDGLLVLFVMKPGIKMRNVIPPEDRPKATPIWRLLMDPFILVAAGALTMANVPLAFLEPTIAVWMDKTMNSDRXEVGFVWLPAFISHILGVYATVKLAKLYPKHQWFITACGLALEGASCLVIPTAKAFFVVLIPIATLCVGVACVDTALLPILAYLVDVRHVSVYGSVYTVADISFPFAYAFGPIVAGQIVDSIGFSWLNILMFITSVAYCPLLIVLKKISRYNLFENNECYILVTDPPKQSYMTTVQNGGSFGDGTKTVAVIGKNHLELLAINGDLLFESDSCPP; encoded by the coding sequence ATGAATTACAGAGTCATAGAGCTACGTGATAAGGTGTCTGGTTTGTGTAGTGGTTTGAAGGACCGAATAAATGACCCGGTTCATCAGCGAAGATTAGTTCTGGCTATAGTGTGCATTGCCTTGCTGCTTGACGACATGTTGTACATGGTTATCGTCCCTCTTATACCAGAATATCTAGCGGACTTAAGAAGGAACGGAGAAGAGATGAACACGTACAATCGGATTCAACATTTGAATTGGACGGCCTTTAATATTGCGTATTCCAACGCCTCTCTTTGGTATGAAGACTTGACGTATGCTACCCCTATGCCCGACGAGAGTCAACTGAGTATAAGTGTCCTATTTGCATCAAAGGCTATATTTCAGTTGCTGATCAATCCATTCACAGGAATGTTTATAGACCGAGTCGGATATTACCTACCTCTGATCATAGGAATGGCTATCATGTTTATGTCAACGACAGTTTTTGCGTTTGGTAAAAGCTTTGCAGTTTTGATTTTCGCTAGAAGCCTCCAAGGGTTTGGTTCGGCATTTTCAAATGCATCCGGACTCGCTATGTTAGCAGATCGTTTTCCCGAAGAAGGTGAAAGAAACAAGGCTTTTGGAATAGCGCTGGCATTCACATCATTTGGAAGCTTTTTTGCACCGCCGTTTGGAGGTATTCTGTATCAATTTGTTGGAAATATAGTTCCTTTTCTGTTGTTAGCATCAATTTGTGTTATAGACggtttattggttctgtttgtaaTGAAGCCAGGCATAAAAATGCGTAACGTGATTCCGCCTGAAGACCGACCCAAAGCGACACCAATATGGAGACTGCTTATGGATCCTTTCATATTAGTTGCCGCTGGAGCATTGACCATGGCAAACGTACCTCTGGCGTTCCTGGAACCAACGATTGCGGTCTGGATGGATAAGACAATGAATTCCGATAGGTAGGAAGTTGGCTTTGTCTGGTTGCCCGCCTTTATTTCACATATACTCGGAGTGTACGCCACCGTTAAATTAGCCAAATTATATCCAAAACACCAATGGTTTATTACTGCTTGTGGTCTAGCATTGGAGGGAGCCTCGTGTTTAGTTATACCAACGGCAAAGGCTTTCTTTGTTGTCTTAATCCCTATAGCAACTTTGTGCGTTGGAGTCGCATGCGTTGACACAGCACTGCTACCGATTTTAGCCTACCTGGTCGACGTTCGTCACGTCTCTGTTTATGGCAGCGTCTATACAGTTGCGGATATATCATTTCCGTTTGCTTACGCTTTCGGACCAATCGTCGCGGGTCAAATTGTTGACAGTATTGGCTTTTCGTGGTTGAATATACTTATGTTTATCACCAGCGTTGCGTATTGTCCTCTTCTTATAGTTCTGAAAAAGATAAGTAGATACAACCTGTTTGAAAATAATGAGTGTTACATTCTCGTGACTGATCCTCCAAAGCAAAGCTATATGACAACTGTTCAGAACGGAGGATCCTTTGGGGATGGCACAAAGACCGTCGCTGTCATCGGGAAAAACCATCTGGAACTGTTGGCAATAAACGGGGACCTTTTATTTGAAAGTGATAGCTGCCCACCATAA
- the LOC127845922 gene encoding uncharacterized protein LOC127845922: MTDTVACACGKVCKNFRGLKIHQARSNCQQPDRLRQRKGLPDKTREKTGPVANHSTRSLSAPVLSLTGSGCSPEELQSLEFLAETEKAVGNSSEDELLMTQTDKTEDSPIFSQFIGEESPIFPPKARESPAVTPNEQSTDQWSTKDRRKVPNITKRQKISWPRTNDKKWDMFDNDLDIILQTTLQGRVERKINILTTLVYSLGLERFGTDGKESQPKPAPNPNRREREKKKVREELNSLRKRYKKANEVERKGLVKLREELRSRLKILTTAERLRRKRRERTRKRAAFIANPYKFTKTLLGEERGGSLQSDQEEVAQYLREVHSDPEGAQPLGDCDKITPADHPQFPLDLKEPTLQEVKDVVKKARACSAPGPSGIPYKVYKKCPKLLRRLWLLLRAVWKKGSVPECWQAAEGCFAPKEKDSKNVNQFRTISLLSVEGKIFFSILARRLTIYMTTNTYIDTSVQKGGIPGFSGCVEHTSALTQLLHEARINKKNLTIVWLDLANAYGSIPHQLIQEALQHYHVPEHARSLMRSYYSNIHLRFSCKSFTTS; the protein is encoded by the coding sequence ATGACCGATACAGTGGCCTGTGCATGTGGGAAAGTCTGCAAAAACTTTCGAGGGCTAAAGATTCACCAGGCGAGGAGCAACTGTCAGCAACCTGATAGATTGAGGCAACGCAAAGGGTTACCTGATAAGACGAGGGAGAAGACTGGTCCGGTGGCCAACCATAGTACCAGAAGTCTCTCAGCACCAGTTTTGTCACTAACTGGAAGTGGTTGCTCGCCTGAAGAATTGCAGTCCTTAGAATTCTTAGCAGAGACAGAAAAAGCAGTTGGGAACAGTTCAGAGGATGAACTGCTGATGActcagacagacaagacagaagATTCTCCAATCTTCAGCCAATTCATAGGAGAAGAATCCCCAATATTTCCCCCTAAGGCTAGAGAAAGCCCGGCTGTCACTCCCAATGAACAGAGCACAGACCAATGGTCAACAAAAGACAGAAGGAAAGTCCCCAACATCACCAAACGCCAGAAGATATCTTGGCCAAGAACCAATGACAAGAAGTGGGATATGTTCGACAACGATCTTGACATTATCCTTCAGACCACTCTCCAAGGTAGGGTAGAAAGGAAAATCAACATCTTGACCACCCTAGTCTACTCACTGGGTCTTGAACGTTTCGGCACTGATGGAAAGGAGAGTCAGCCGAAACCAGCTCCTAACCCAAACAGGAGGGAACGTGAAAAGAAGAAGGTCAGGGAAGAGCTTAATTCCCTGAGAAAGAGATACAAGAAGGCCAATGAAGTAGAAAGGAAGGGACTGGTGAAGCTTAGAGAAGAGCTTAGATCTAGATTGAAAATCTTGACAACAGCAGAACGACTTCGGAGGAAACGTAGAGAACGAACAAGGAAAAGGGCAGCTTTCATCGCAAACCCGTACAAGTTCACCAAGACTTTGCTTGGCGAAGAGAGGGGAGGTAGCCTTCAAAGTGACCAGGAGGAAGTAGCCCAGTACCTAAGAGAAGTCCACTCCGACCCAGAAGGGGCCCAGCCTTTAGGTGACTGTGACAAGATAACACCTGCCGATCACCCACAGTTCCCTTTGGACCTGAAAGAGCCAACACTCCAAGAAGTCAAAGACGTtgtcaagaaagcaagagcctgCTCTGCTCCTGGCCCTAGTGGTATTCCATACAAGGTCTACAAGAAATGCCCAAAGCTGCTGAGAAGACTTTGGCTCCTCCTTAGAGCTGTATGGAAGAAAGGCTCGGTTCCTGAATGCTGGCAGGCAGCAGAGGGCTGTTTTGCCCCTAAAGAGAAAGACTCAAAGAATGTCAATCAATTTCGAACCATCTCACTTCTCAGTGTAGAAGGGAAGATATTTTTCTCTATCTTGGCAAGACGGCTTACCATATACATGACCACCAACACCTACATTGATACATCAGTACAGAAGGGTGGCATCCCTGGATTCTCAGGGTGTGTTGAACACACAAGTGCCCTCACTCAACTGCTTCACGAGGCTAGAATAAACAAGAAGAACCTGACGATTGTGTGGCTAGACCTCGCCAACGCCTATGGCTCCATCCCCCACCAGCTAATCCAAGAAGCACTACAGCATTACCATGTACCGGAGCATGCAAGAAGCCTCATGCGGAGCTACTACAGCAATATCCACCTCAGGTTCTCATGCAAGAGCTTCACAACATCTTGA